In the genome of Ureibacillus sp. FSL W7-1570, the window CCAGCCTCTTTTTTGTGAATTCAATTCCCCCGACCGGAGCTTGAGGGGACTCAGTCGAAGATTCCTGATCGTGAAGTATGCCCATTATGTTTATTTTTTTGTCATATTTTTTTCGTAGGGGATTGTCGGCGTTTGTCGAATATAAAAAATTGGAGGTGTTGGATATGGCAAATTGGGAATACAAAGTGGAAACCCGTCCTATGAGCTTGGAGGGAGAAAGCAATGTTGAAACCATGCTAAATGAATATGGAGGTGAAGGTTGGGAATTGGTCAACATCGTCCCAGAATATACCAACACGACAAATGACCAAAATCAAGTGGACAGCATTTATGTAGATTACTACACTTTTGTCTTTAAGCGTCAGAAATAATCAAGGAATGATTTCGGGGAAAAATGTTGAAGTTTCACTATGGGTACAGCAAAAAGCCTTACAACCGTTGTGGTTGTAGGGCTTTTTCTAGCGTTCCGGGAGAAAACTGAGCTTTGGCACTTGATCATACCGCACTAATCATATAATGATTTTGACGACCCGGCCAATAAAATAAAACACACATTCCCCTCGGTTACTTCAATGGAGCAGGCCACATTTATTAAATGGAGGACAAATAAAAAAACAGAAAAATCCAAATGAAATTCTAATGTTTTTTGCAATGGATATTTTTCATTTTGACTAATATATTTGTCAAAACGACAAATATCATTTACAATTGATTCGAGGTGATAAAATGAAAACCCGTCTCAAAGAATTACGGGCAAGAGATGGCCTCACTCAAACGGAGTTAGCGAAAAGGGCCAGAATCTCCAGACAAACAGTAAGTTTAATCGAAAGAAATGAATATATGCCTTCATTATTGATTGCTGTCAGAATTGCAAAGGTATTTAATGAACCGATTGAAAATGTATTTATTTTTAGTGAGGAGGAACTGTCATGAAATTATTGATTCTGTATATTGCGATTTTTTTATATGGAATATATGAGTTGTTGTCCGGATTAAAGATGCAATCATTTGAGGGAAATATATTAATCGTTTCCAACTTGGCTGTGATCTTCTGTTTAATATTGGCACGTTTGAATATATGGAAAGCGGAACAAGGGAGCTTGATGGAAGTCAGCATGGAAGAGGAAGATAGTCATCAAGTGTCATTGGAAAGGAAAGCTTATACTGCTGCAACTTATATTCAAATAGCAATGTCCATTTCCTTTACGGCTCTTCTGATAGGATTTTTACTATTAAGAGATTCTCAACCAGTAATTGTGTTCGCAAGCGCTATACTGATGGTTGTTTCAATTGCGAGCTTTATTCCAAGTGAAAAGATTGTGAAAATTACAAATCCCAATTTTAAGTTTCCCGATCCTCAATCAAAAAATTATCATGAAGAATATTTTGAACAATTTGATGATGGTGAAAAATATGTCATGTTAAAAGGTTTATTTCATCTATATCAATTAGTCATTTGGGGTCTTGTGTTTTTAGCATTTGGTCTCATGTTTTATTCTGTGTTTACAGGTAACTCACAGCTAGTCAGCATCATTGGTATTGGTGCATTATTAATGCTAATTCAAGTGAGCTATACAATCAGTTTAAAACCGGGTAAGTTGAAATAGGATCTCCTTCTGCTTTTATTAAGTAGTTAGAAGCTATTATTTGTGTAATATATGTGTAATAAATTTTTTCAACAGGACATTTTGAAAAAGAAAAAGCTTGCAAACATTGATAAATCAACATCTGCAAGCTTTTTTCTAGCGTCCCAGGAGGGATTCGAACCCCCGACCGACGGCTTAGAAGGCCGTTGCTCTATCCAGCTGAGCTACTGAGACATATTTCGTTTTCCAAAGGACAATATTTATTATATTAGTGTAGTGTGAAAATGTCAACGGATTTTTTTATTTTTTCCCTGATTTTCACACTACATTTTTCTCCAATTATTCCAACTGAAATTTCTGTTGAAAAATTTCTTCGCCTTGATCTGTATAAGCGGTGACTCTCCAAACATTCTCCTTGCAATCAATCACCGCGTAACTCTTTTTATCCATTCCCCGCGGCTTCAACAAACTGCCCGGGTTTACAAACAAGGCATTGTCTATCAGCTCTGCCCCCAGCACGTGTGAATGGCCAAAAAAAACCGCATCGGCTTCCACTTCTTTTGCGCGATAAAACAAATTCATCACGGTGGACTTCACATTGAATAAATGGCCGTGAGTCACAAAAATCTTTTTCCCTTCCACTTCAAACAGCTCTTCATCCGGGAAGCGTTTGTCCCGGTCGCAATTTCCGCGAACCCGTTTGATCCCCTCCAAATACGGATGATCGTAATCCAGTTCGCTGTCTCCGCAATGAATGACCACATCCGCCTCAGGATGGCGGCTTTTTACCGTTTGAATAATTTCTGCATCTCCGTGGGTATCGCTCATTACTAATATTTTCATCGGATTCACCCTTATTGGTTGCTTTTCACGAAAAAATCCTCTAACTGCATAAAATATTAATAAATTTTTCTATAAATGTAAAAGGTTCATTCAAAATTTCTTAGCCGTTCTGATTGAAATTTATGCAAATGCCTGAAGAAATATACATCGTCTTGTCCCAAACAAAAAAGAGGCCGCTTGTGCCCCTTTTCTTACGCTTTTTTCACAAATTCGGATTTCAGTTTCATGGCGCCAAAGCCGTCAATTTTGCAGTCGATGTTATGGTCGCCTTCCACCAATCGGATGTTTTTCACCTTTGTCCCGATTTTTAATGTGGATGAACTCCCCTTTACCTTCAAATCTTTAATGATGGTCACCGTATCGCCATCCTGCAAGATATTGCCGTAAGCATCTTTTACGATCAGTCCATCTTCTTCTGTTTGTTCATCCCCGCTCCATTCATGGGCGCATTCAGGACAAATAAACAAATTTCCATCTTCATAGGTATATTCCGAATTGCATTTTGGACAGTTTGGTATCATTTCCTTTTCCTCCATTTTCACAGCATTACCAATAATATAATAAATCCTTATGGAGAATTCAATTGTTTATAAAAATTACCAAACTGTCTGCTTCTTATTTCAATACATTCGGCAATTCCTCTGTCAGCTTTCGAATGGCATTTCCGCGGTGGGAAATGGCCCCTTTCTGTTCCGGAGTCAGTTCCGCCATGGTTTTGCCGAGTTCCGGTACGTAAAAGATCGGATCATAGCCAAAACCGTTTGAACCACGTTTTTCGTGCAAGATTGTCCCTTCACAAGTGCCACGGAAAGTTTTGGTTTCGATATCCGGTCCGCTGATGGCGATGACACAGACGAAGCGGGCGGTGCGTTTTTCATCGGGCACTCCCTCCAAGTTCACGAGCACTTTTTGAATATTCGCTTCATCGTCATGATCCCCCGCGTAACGGGCGGAATACACCCCTGGTTCGCCTCCCAGGGCGTCTACCTCCAATCCGCTATCATCCGCTATCACAAGTTTTCCAAGGGCTTTTGAGAGCGTTTCCGCCTTCAATACCGCGTTTTCCTCAAAGGTTGTTCCCGTCTCTTCTATTTCCATATCGTTTGCGACATCCAACATGGTGATGACC includes:
- a CDS encoding DUF4177 domain-containing protein; amino-acid sequence: MANWEYKVETRPMSLEGESNVETMLNEYGGEGWELVNIVPEYTNTTNDQNQVDSIYVDYYTFVFKRQK
- a CDS encoding helix-turn-helix transcriptional regulator — encoded protein: MKTRLKELRARDGLTQTELAKRARISRQTVSLIERNEYMPSLLIAVRIAKVFNEPIENVFIFSEEELS
- a CDS encoding DUF3169 family protein; this encodes MKLLILYIAIFLYGIYELLSGLKMQSFEGNILIVSNLAVIFCLILARLNIWKAEQGSLMEVSMEEEDSHQVSLERKAYTAATYIQIAMSISFTALLIGFLLLRDSQPVIVFASAILMVVSIASFIPSEKIVKITNPNFKFPDPQSKNYHEEYFEQFDDGEKYVMLKGLFHLYQLVIWGLVFLAFGLMFYSVFTGNSQLVSIIGIGALLMLIQVSYTISLKPGKLK
- a CDS encoding metallophosphoesterase, translating into MKILVMSDTHGDAEIIQTVKSRHPEADVVIHCGDSELDYDHPYLEGIKRVRGNCDRDKRFPDEELFEVEGKKIFVTHGHLFNVKSTVMNLFYRAKEVEADAVFFGHSHVLGAELIDNALFVNPGSLLKPRGMDKKSYAVIDCKENVWRVTAYTDQGEEIFQQKFQLE
- a CDS encoding zinc ribbon domain-containing protein YjdM, which encodes MIPNCPKCNSEYTYEDGNLFICPECAHEWSGDEQTEEDGLIVKDAYGNILQDGDTVTIIKDLKVKGSSSTLKIGTKVKNIRLVEGDHNIDCKIDGFGAMKLKSEFVKKA
- a CDS encoding XTP/dITP diphosphatase encodes the protein MKQVVIATKNKGKAKDFEAIFKPLNYEVITMLDVANDMEIEETGTTFEENAVLKAETLSKALGKLVIADDSGLEVDALGGEPGVYSARYAGDHDDEANIQKVLVNLEGVPDEKRTARFVCVIAISGPDIETKTFRGTCEGTILHEKRGSNGFGYDPIFYVPELGKTMAELTPEQKGAISHRGNAIRKLTEELPNVLK